A portion of the Oncorhynchus masou masou isolate Uvic2021 chromosome 11, UVic_Omas_1.1, whole genome shotgun sequence genome contains these proteins:
- the LOC135547849 gene encoding UDP-glucuronosyltransferase 1A5-like, with product MAGGGVGLRGAAAGLVLSLCLVVSCRAGKLLVIPADGSHWTGMKPLVEELGRRGNQVVVVIPEVSGSLGPSEHTITLTYPVPYTRTQLQTIQRANLDTIMASDTSNDISRMWSYYQTLTVLRNYTRNNCDSLLSNQGMMQTLREQRFDAILTDPFEPLGVIVGALLSLPAINIHNGLPCGMDFEASQCPSPPSYTPERFTHFTDHMTLRQRSINFLWALLRPLACRYLYSDVNVIASEILGRETTIPELMKKASLWLERNDFTFEFPRPLMPNMVMIGGMNFKEPNELPEVAIS from the exons ATGGCTGGAGGAGGGGTAGGGTTGAGGGGAGCAGCAGCAGGcctggtcctctctctgtgtctggtggTGTCCTGCCGGGCCGGTAAACTCCTGGTGATCCCAGCTGACGGCAGCCATTGGACGGGCATGAAACCATTGGTGGAGGAGCTGGGTCGCCGCGGAaaccaggtggtggtggtgattccAGAGGTAAGTGGCTCTCTGGGTCCATCAGAACACACCATCACACTGACCTACCCCGTGCCCTACACCCGGACACAGCTCCAGACCATTCAGAGGGCCAACCTGGACACCATCATGGCCTCCGACACCTCCAACGACATCAGCAGGATGTGGAGCTACTACCAGACCCTGACGGTTCTCAGGAACTACACCCGTAACAATTGTGACAGTTTGCTATCCAATCAGGGCATGATGCAGACTCTGAGGGAGCAGCGGTTTGATGCCATACTGACTGACCCCTTTGAGCCATTGGGCGTGATTGTAGGAGCACTCCTCTCCCTGCCTGCAATCAACATTCACAATGGCCTGCCTTGTGGAATGGACTTTGAGGCCTCCCAGTGCCCCAGCCCACCCTCCTACACCCCTGAACGCTTTACTCACTTCACTGATCACATGACCCTGAGGCAGAGGAGCATCAACTTCCTTTGGGCATTGCTTCGCCCCCTGGCCTGCAG GTACCTGTACTCTGATGTCAACGTCATCGCCTCAGAAATCCTGGGGAGAGAGACCACCATCCCAGAGCTGATGAAGAAGGCATCACTGTGGCTGGAGCGCAACGACTTTACCTTCGAGTTCCCCAGGCCTCTGATGCCTAATATGGTGATGATCGGGGGAATGAACTTTAAGGAGCCAAATGAACTGCCAGAGGTAGCTATAAGCTAA